The genomic DNA TATCAAGGAACTTGGTCCCAGCCCGATCAAAGAATTCAAAAAATAAATATTTTTTTTACGTAATTTTCAGTAATCTTCTTCTTTCTTCTGAATATCAGATATTGGATGTTTTTACACGTTGTCATATGACGGTGGGTCATAGCTTTTTACAACAAGTTAGGATTCTCCATTCGCTATAGTAGTCATTCAGAGCTGATCCAATATCCGTACCATAGAGCCAATGGTGATACAATTATGTATTGAGGCGACTAATGGTGATGTTTAGCATATGGTGATATACACGAGCTTTCAAATTCTTTGAGGAGGCTAGGGAAATGAGTATAATTATTGAAGCCATTTACAAAAAGGGAGCATTTTATCCAACTGTACCAGTAGAGATGCCAGATAATACCAGAGTAAAACTTACACTAAAAAAGAGCTTTTCTGACCTTATTGATAAATATGCTGATTTCCCAATGAAAGAATCAGCAGATGCGATATTAGAGAATATAAGGAGAAGAAATTCATAAAATGAACTCCTGTGTGCTCGACACATCGGTTCTTATTAAGGGAATATTCCCACCAGTAAGAGCATTAACCAGAGAGTATATAATCGGGATTTAGACACCTATGAGAAATGCAAAACACTCATTCGACACTTGGAGTCTAATCACATTGAAATTTTCTTCCCACGTGCTGGACTCGTAGAATTGATCTGTGTTATTACCCGGATTGAAGATTCGAAAACCGCAGACATTGTATTTCAGTATGCTAATGAACTCTTTGTAATACTGGAGGAATCTTCGATATTTGATAGAGCCCTTTCAATAGCTCGAAGAACTGGGTGTTCTGGCTTTGATACCTACATGCTCGCCTCAGCTAGTTTACAGGATTGTTATCTATTTACAGATGATGCGGAGATGTATACCTTCGCCAGGCAGGTCGGGATTCGTTCATATTTAATCCGAGATTCTTCAATAGAACTTTTATGCTCTCCTGAATAGACAGATATTGGTAAACCGATATACATCTTCATTACCAATTCTGTCCCTTTTTTATGGTACCTCAAGAGGGCAGAAACAAGGCGGTAAGCCAGTAATAGGAGTCTCTTTGATGTAAACGATCTTCGGAAGAAGTTCGGTGTATCTGCATCACAGGACGGATGGATGCTTGAAGCACACCCGAAGTTAAACCCCTGTGGTACAACGACTGCAGGAGTATTCCTCGCCGGTGTCTGTCAGGGTCCAAAAGATATTCCTGACACCGTAGCACAGGCAGAAGGTGCAGCATCCGCAGCATCTATCCCGATTCATATGGGCGAAGTCGAACTTGAGCCGTACTTTGCCATGTGTATTGATGAACTGTGTGCTGGTTGTGGAATGTGTGTCAACCTCTGTCCCTACTCAGCCCTCTCACTTGGTGAGAAGAACGGCAGAACCGTTATGGTTGTTACCGAAGCCAAGTGTAAAGGCTGTGGTACCTGTGGAGGATTCTGTCCTGGTGGGGCAATTAAGATGCAGCACTTTACCACACCGCAGATCGCAGCACAGATTGATGCATTCTTTGCAGGAGGAGAACAGTAATGGCAGACGAATGGAAACCACAGATTCTCGCTATCATCTGCAACTGGTGTTCGTATGCAGGTGCTGACCTTGCCGGTGGTGCACGTATCCAGTATCCACCAACGGTCCGGGCAATCCGTGTCATGTGTACCGGACGTGTTGACATGCTCTTCATCCTCAAGGCATTTGTTGAGGGTGCAGATGGTGTTCTCGTCTCCGGATGTCATTTTGGTGACTGTCACTACCTTGAAGGTAACTACAAGGCCGCAAAGCGTATGTTCATGATCAAGAACCTGCTCAGAAACATCGGTCTTGATGACAAGCGTTTCCGTATGACCTTTGTCTCAGCATCCGAAGGTGCAAAGTGGGGTATGGTCATGGAAGATGTCACCAATACTATCAAGGAACTTGGTCCCAGCCCGATCAAAGAATTCAAAAAATAAATATTTTTTTATAAATTTTTTTATTTTCTTCTGAATATCAGGTACTCAGTTTTCTCATTGTCATGTGACGGTGGGTTATCACTTTTTCAATATGTTCGATTAGAGTAGCGAATATGATTGATCAATCGGACATCTCATGTAAGATTACATTCTTATATGTTTAACCAGAAGTGAGTGAGTATACTCCACCATTTTTTTAATAAGTGGAGGATTACAGGGGGGTATCATAGTATGACAAACCCTGACAGATTATTCGAACTCCTCATCTCGCTCAATCCCTGGTGGAGTGGATTACCCCAGGAAACAGGCATAATCAGAGAGCATTAATTAAAGGGATTTTGTGATAAAGCACACGGATAATTCACTGACATCCATAAACGTAACCTATACCGATGATATACCGGAACGTGAAATCAGGGCTCTTTCCTCGTTTCAGGATGTTTTTTCAGAGAATATCCGCAGGCGTATTCTCATAACAAAAGACATCGAGAAAGAAGAAGAGGGTATCGAATATATCCCGCTCTGGAGATGGTTTCTTGGGCGGTATCGTGATACAGGGGATCTGATGGACAGAAAGAGAAAAAATAAGGAGGTTTAAAATTTTACGTAACAAACATCCCCATATTCTCTGCTATCCGCTGGACTGAAGCAGCAGCATCAGATATCGCCCGTGTGATCTGATCGATCGATGCCGTCACCTCTTCGGTTGCTGCCGCCGAATCCACCGCCTCTTTTGCGGTCCGCTGAACCAGATTCCCGACCTCATTCACACTGGCCGTGATCTCCTCGACCGCTGCTGCCTGCTCTTCTGCTGCTCCGGCTACCTCGGTCATATTCGCATGCACACTGTTGATCGCCTGCACAATCTCATCAAAGATCGCAAGGGTCCTGGTCACCGCCTCATTGCCTGCCTGTACCTCAACCGATGAGTTCTTCATGGATAGAGAGACCTGTTGTGTCTTCTTTTGCAGGTTCCCGATGATGGATGCGATATTCTCCGCAGACTTTTGTGACTCAAGGGCAAGAGATTTCACCTCATCAGCGACGACCGCAAAACCCATCCCTGCCTCACCGGCACGAGCAGCTTCGATTGCGGCATTTAATGCCAAAAGACCGGTCTGTTCAGCGATGCCCGTGATGACATCCACAATCTTGCCGATCTCTTCCATCTGGCCGGTGATATCAGTGATGATCCCGCTCGTCTCCTCAACCGATGAACTGATCCCTTCCATCCCCTTCTCAGCCGCTCCGGCAAGGCTTACTCCTTTCTCCGTGAGATCCACGGTCTGCTGTGCCATCATAGATGCCTGCTCAGCCTTTGCGGCAACCGAACTGACGGTATTTGAGAGATCCTCCATGGCGGTCAGGATCTGCCTGATACCAGTCCCGCTTCGTTCGGCAAGCTGACTCACCTCATTTGAACTCTGGGCAAGCAGACTTGTAGTGCTGGCAACCTCTTCGGCACTGGCATTCGTCTCCTCCATTCCGGCAGAAAGGTTCTCCACCTCGGTCTTTACGCCACTGATGGCCGCTCCTCCCTGGATACCGATCTGATTGAGTGCCTCTTTGAATCGGATAAAGTCGCCTCTCATCTCGATCGTATCATTCACCCGGTCGGTAAAGTCACCCTGTGCATACGAACCGGCAAGTCGCATCGCCTCATTGAGCGGGACAACGATCCCCTCAAACGTCTCATTCATACCCAGGATCACCTCCCGGTATCCACCCTGGAACTTCTCTGCATCACCACGAACTGAGAGCTTTCCATCAATAGCCGCCTGACTGAGAGTTTTTGCCTCTGATACAAGCCCCCGAAGCGACTCAATCATCTTGATGACCGCAGGAGCGATCTCATCCTTGTCATCATGAGGGACTGGCATTGCTGAGAGATCACCCACACTCACCTGTTTGAGTATGGCGATGAAGTTATTCACGAGATTATCTGCGAACTGATCGATGGCTCTGGCAAGATCCCCGATCTCATCTTTCCGCTGGTACGAAAGTCGCATGCCAAGATGCCCGACGCCCAGCTCCTGCATCATGACAACACTCCTCTGGAGCGGGGTGGTAATACTCCTGGAGATGGTATACCCAAGGCTGATGGCAAGAATGACCGCAATGATACCGATGATGGCAAGGGTCAACGTTGCCGCAGAGAAGGTCTCATCTCCCTGGATATTCAGTTCTTCAGCCTTTTTTACATTGATCGCCTTGAGATTATCAATATTGGATCCGGTGGCTTCCCGTGATTTCGCCATAGCCCCGCCAGCGAGTGTTTTGGCTGCATCAGCTTCATTCCCTGCATCTATCTGTGCCAGGGTATCCTTCACCACCTTTTGAAACTCGGCCCAGTTGACATCAAACCGGGCAAGTTCCTCCTTTTCGCTGTCAATGAGGTATGTCGCCCGAATGGCATCCATATTCTGATTAATTATGGATATATATTCATCAATCTCAGCCTTTGTTTTTGCACGCTGGTCCGGGATAGAGAGATATTTGTAGAGATTCCCTCTGATGTACAGAAAATCTGCATCAACCTCTCCAAGGGTTGCAAGCGGGACCGCGCGGTCATAGTACATCTCGGTCATCCCGTCATTGATGGTCTTCATCTCCACATAGCCGACAACGGCTACGATCCCAAGCAGAATCGCAAGGAGCAGAAAACTCCCGACCAGTTTTTGTCCCATTTTCACATTATCCAGCCAATCCATTGGTATCACCATTACCACCGAGAAGCACCCACGAGGGCTGTTGTCCGTCATGTATGCTCCTACCGGTCATCGTTGTGTACATCCGTTTTTATCCGGTCTGATACCTGCATACCCAAATCATTCGTTTATCAGGCAGGATTGTATCGACATACACCTATTCGGAATGATTCTATGTATAGATACCGATTTCTTTCTGACTACCAGAAGTTCCATTCTCTCATTGCGTTCATGATTTCAGGCTCATATAATACAGAGGGGCCTATAGTATATGACCCAAATGATGGAACGCTCCCAGATCAAAAACGTGAATGTATGCTTCTTTCCGGTGATGGAATCAGCAATACCACTCACATCGGCTAAAGCCACATGATCTGCTCAATGGACGCAGATGCCTCCTCTGTGGCCGCTGCAGCATGACCGGCCTTACTGGCAGTGCCCTGAATCAGGACCGACACCATTCACAATGGCGAATATCTCCCAAAACGCGACCATCACTGAGAGTTTTCTGATGGTTTTTCAGGATACTGATATGCGTTTTGTATACCGCTGGCCGTAAAGACCTCACCGGAGAGTACCCTGACTGTCAGACAGCGTTCCTACTCTGAAAACTCCAAACATGTGTCAACATTCAGACAAAAACCGGTATGCTTCTGTAAGTACAGGAGGATCTTCTCTGATCTGACCCACTCCTGATCAAGGTGCGTGACCATCTCATCAATACGCCGAATCTGCTCATCAATCCCTCTGATAACCTCTTCATTCCCGCTTTCTTCGGCGATGATTGTAATAATGGTGAGCGGGTTTCGTATACCATCATTGAGAATGGCAAGCTTTTCAATCTCTTCCTGC from Methanospirillum hungatei JF-1 includes the following:
- a CDS encoding antitoxin family protein, translated to MSIIIEAIYKKGAFYPTVPVEMPDNTRVKLTLKKSFSDLIDKYADFPMKESADAILENIRRRNS
- a CDS encoding PIN domain-containing protein codes for the protein MNQRVYNRDLDTYEKCKTLIRHLESNHIEIFFPRAGLVELICVITRIEDSKTADIVFQYANELFVILEESSIFDRALSIARRTGCSGFDTYMLASASLQDCYLFTDDAEMYTFARQVGIRSYLIRDSSIELLCSPE
- a CDS encoding hydrogenase iron-sulfur subunit; this translates as MADEWKPQILAIICNWCSYAGADLAGGARIQYPPTVRAIRVMCTGRVDMLFILKAFVEGADGVLVSGCHFGDCHYLEGNYKAAKRMFMIKNLLRNIGLDDKRFRMTFVSASEGAKWGMVMEDVTNTIKELGPSPIKEFKK
- a CDS encoding methyl-accepting chemotaxis protein; the protein is MDWLDNVKMGQKLVGSFLLLAILLGIVAVVGYVEMKTINDGMTEMYYDRAVPLATLGEVDADFLYIRGNLYKYLSIPDQRAKTKAEIDEYISIINQNMDAIRATYLIDSEKEELARFDVNWAEFQKVVKDTLAQIDAGNEADAAKTLAGGAMAKSREATGSNIDNLKAINVKKAEELNIQGDETFSAATLTLAIIGIIAVILAISLGYTISRSITTPLQRSVVMMQELGVGHLGMRLSYQRKDEIGDLARAIDQFADNLVNNFIAILKQVSVGDLSAMPVPHDDKDEIAPAVIKMIESLRGLVSEAKTLSQAAIDGKLSVRGDAEKFQGGYREVILGMNETFEGIVVPLNEAMRLAGSYAQGDFTDRVNDTIEMRGDFIRFKEALNQIGIQGGAAISGVKTEVENLSAGMEETNASAEEVASTTSLLAQSSNEVSQLAERSGTGIRQILTAMEDLSNTVSSVAAKAEQASMMAQQTVDLTEKGVSLAGAAEKGMEGISSSVEETSGIITDITGQMEEIGKIVDVITGIAEQTGLLALNAAIEAARAGEAGMGFAVVADEVKSLALESQKSAENIASIIGNLQKKTQQVSLSMKNSSVEVQAGNEAVTRTLAIFDEIVQAINSVHANMTEVAGAAEEQAAAVEEITASVNEVGNLVQRTAKEAVDSAAATEEVTASIDQITRAISDAAASVQRIAENMGMFVT